The genome window CACCGACGGGCCAACAGCGTCGACAATATCGGCTGTAGGGACGATCGCCTGGGTACCCGCGCTCTCAGGGGCGGACTCACGTTTATTATGCATAGCCAGCAGATTAACCTGAATCGCTCCCACCTGGTGTGACTTTGCCAAGAAAGGACTCCCCATTGCCGCCATCATCTGGACTACGCTGGGGAGCCGGCCCGGTCTCACCGGACGCGAAACATGACGCCAACCAAAAAACGCTAACGTAATCACACGTAACTTCTTCACGTAGCAAGGACGACCCCTATGGCCACATGGCTTCGGAAACTCACCGGTTCCCGGCGAAAAAACACAGCTGAGATCTCCCGCGCCACCACGCTCGGAGACCACACAGCCACACTCACCGACGCCGACCTCCGAAGAACCTTCGACACCGCGCTACGAGACAACGACACCGCCACCATGCTCGCGACGCTACGAGAAGCCTCCACGCGAACAATCGGACTCACCCCATTCGACTGCCAACTCCGAGGAGCCCAAGAACTCCTCAAAGGCAATGTCATACAAATGGCCACCGGCGAAGGAAAAACACTCGTCGGAGCACTCGCAGCGATCATCTACGCCCACCAAGGCCGAAAAATCCACTGCATCACCGTCAACTCCTATTTAGCAGGACGAGACGCCGACTGGATGGGACCACTCTTCAACTTCTTCGACGTCACCGTCGGCGCCATCCACGAACACATGACCGCAGACCAACGCCGCGCCACATACTCAAACGACGTCGTCTTCGGCTCCATCAACGAAATAGGATTCGACGTCCTCCGCGACCACCTCATCACACGCCGCGAAGACCAAGTACAACCCACACCAGACGTCGCCATCGTCGACGAAGCCGACTCCGTCATGGTCGACGAAGCCCTCGTCCCCCTCGTCCTCGCCGGCAGCGCACCCGGCCACGCACCCACCGGCCGCATCAGCGAAGTCGTCCGCAACCTCACCAAAGACGAGGACTACAGCATTGACGACGACCAACGAAACGTATTCCTCACCGACAAAGGCGCACATACCATCGAAAAACGCCTCGGCCTATCCTCCCTCTACGACGCCGAAAACATCAGCACCACACTCGTCCAAGTCAACGTCGCCCTCCACGCCAAAGAACTCCTGGTCAAAGACGTGCACTACATTGTCCGCGACGGGAAAGTCGCCCTCGTCGACAATTCAAAAGGACGCATAGCCGACCTCCAACGCTGGCCCGACGGACTACAATCCGCCGTCGAAGCCAAAGAAGGACTCGACGTCACCGACGGCGGACGAGTACTCGACACCATCACCATCCAAGCGCTCCTCGGCCGCTACACCAACCTCTGCGGAATGACCGGAACCGCCACCGCCGCCTCCGAACAACTCCGCCAGTTCTACGGCCTCGGCGTCGCCGTCATCGACCCCCACGTCCCTTGCATCCGCGACGACGAAGCAGACCGAATCTTCAGCACCGCCGACGACCGACGCCGCGGCATCATCGAACACATCCAGCAACTCCAACAAGCCGGCCGCCCAGTCCTCGTCGGAACCCACAACGTCGCCGAATCCGAAGACATCCAAGACGCACTCCAAGCCATCGGAGTCGACTGCGTCGTCCTCAACGCAAAAAACCACGAAAAAGAAGCACGCATCATCGCCGACGCCGGACTCCCCGGACGCGTCACCGTATCCACACAAATGGCCGGACGAGGAACAGACATCAAACTCGGCGGAGCACACGAACAGTACCGCGACGACGTCGTCACAGCCGGAGGCCTCGCCGTCGTCGGATTCGGACGCCACCGCAGCGCCCGACTCGACGACCAACTCCGCGGCCGCGCCGGGCGGCAAGGCGATCCGGGGTCCAGCGTCATTTTCGTTTCCCTCGAGGACGACGTTATCGCAGTCGGTGGAGCAGGTGAATCCATCAACGCAATTCCCGATAACAATGGGCAATTGACGCAGAAAAAAGTGTATTCCTTTGTGGATCACTGTCAGCGTGTCACTGAAGGTCAAATGCTTCAGATTCACGCGAATACGTGGAAATACAACAAGCTCATCAATGACCAACGGGTCATCATTGACGAGCGACGCAGCGATATTCTCGATTCCGACGTTGCCTTGAAGGAATTACAGCGTCGTGCCCACCGCGACTTGACCGTGCCACGTGATGTCCAAGTTCAGGCGGCCCGTGATGTTGAGCTCTTTCACCTGGACGAACATTGGGCACGGCACCTCGAATATCTGGATGACATTCGGGAATCAATTCACCTCCGCGCACTCGCCAGAGAGAACCCGGTCGATGAATTTCACCGTATGTCGATTGCCGAGTTTAAGAATCTTGCCACCGGAGCCGTCGATGATGCGGTTGAAACGTGGAGGCATATCACGATCGATAACAATGGTGCCCATCTCGGTGAGCGCGGTCTTCGTCGCCCAAGTTCTACCTGGACTTATATGGTTAATGACAATCCTCTGTCCGGGAATAATGGATCGGTCGTAGGATCAGTTGTTAACTTATTCCGATAGGCTTGCTTTACAACCGTGGTATGTAAGGCAATATCGGATGAGCAATGGAATGCTGACAGCCGGCTGCATATAGCCACATTTAGCAATGAGTACGTAACGAGAGGATAAGTCCGATGGAGTATGACGAGCATCGTGATAACCCCGAAATCCCTCGTTATGAACAACCGGTTGGAACCAAAAAACAAGGAGCTAAGAGCGCGCGGCAGTCGCGTTTTACTCGGAGCACTCCGGTGAGCAAAGTAACCCGCGAAACTCGACTCCGAGTGGAAGCGCGGATGGACAAGATGCTTCCCACACCGGACGGGCACACCGCCCGCGCAGTGCCCCCAGGTATGGAACCGCCGGGTATGCGGGAACAAGTGACAGTTCACCCCGCGGGATACTCCCGGATCCTGACTGTTCCCAACATCCTGAGCATCGTGCGTATCTGCCTGGTGCCCATATACGCCTGGTTCCTCATCGGTCCGGGGGAATATGGGTGGGCACTCGCCATCGTGGCGATTTCGTCGTTCACCGACTGGCTTGATGGAAAAATTGCGAGGATCTGGGGCCTGACTACGCGGATAGGGCAATACCTCGACCCAGCCGCCGACCGATTGTTTATCCTTGTCACCCCCATTTGTTTCGCCATCGCGGGGCTGCTGAGTTGGTGGTGGGTGGCCGTTCTCTTCGCTCGCGACCTTATCCTTTTCCCGACGATGCTCATCTATCGCAATCGCGGAATACGACCGAAGGTCATGTACCTCGGAAAAGCTGCGACTTTCGCCCTCATGTGGGCATTCCCGCTGTACTTAGCGTCGGCTGCAGCGTGGTCATTTTCACATTTCTTTACCCCCTGGGCGCGAGCTCTTTTCCTGTGGGGGACGGTTTTGTACTTGTGGACAGGGGTTTTGTATTTGTACCGAGCAGTGCTTGTATCGAGGCGATTTCCTATTACGAGGGGTCGGAATCGCCCCACGGGTTCTTCATGATAAAAAGTGTCTTTGGGGGTGATGCTTACCCGCACCGCGCGCATGCCACCATCCTATGGATTAGGCTGGGGGAGTGAATATAACATGCCCCTCGGCACTATGTGGAGGGGCATAAACGGCTACTATGGGCGCTAAATCTGTATAACCCAGTGGAAGCGGTTCTCAGCTAGTTTAGTGGCAGGCAACCGCTCGATCGTCTGGCTATCATCTCTATGTGAGATAGTCAGTTGCATAGGGCAGTGGCTGATATGAACCGTTGGTCGAACTTAAGGAGGCAGAATCGATGAGTGACAATAGCGATTTTTCAGAATCTTCGGTGGAAACCACCTCGGTCTTCCGTGCCGATCTTTTGAAAGAAATGGAATCGGGCGCGTCCGATTCCTCAGCCCCAGGCGTTGATGGTTTACCTGAGGGCTCCGCATTGCTCGTCGTCAAACGTGGTCCGAATGCAGGATCTCGATTCCTCCTCGACCAGCCGACGACGACAGCAGGCCGTCACCCCGATAGCGATATCTTCTTGGACGACGTCACCGTGTCTCGTCGTCACGCTGAGTTCCGCAAGAATGATGACCAATTTGAAGTCGTCGACGTTGGATCTCTGAATGGCACGTACGTCAATCGCGAGCCCAAGAACTCATCAGAGCTTTCCAATGGTGATGAAATCCAAATTGGTAAGTTCCGCCTCGTGTTCCTCAACGGTCAGAAAGATTCTTAAGAACAGTGTCAGCTCTACGGAAAACGGGCCCGCTGCCTGAAGTCCGTCACGACCGCCCTTCCACGTTGTCGATCGGGGCGGTTCTTAAGCAACTTCGTCGCGAGTTTCCCGATGTCACGGTTTCTAAGCTCCGCTTTTGGGAGTCTGAGGGGCTTGTCTCCCCGGCGCGTACAGAGAAGGGTTACCGACGCTACTCGTCCGCTGATGTTCAGCGCCTACGTTATATTCTGACGACGCAGCGTGATAACTATCTGCCGCTGAAGGTTATTAAGCAGCGCCTCGATGCAATGGACGAGGGCAACGTCACCCCTGTTACGGGATTGATTTCTGCTGAGCAGTTCAAGCAGGAAAATACGCGTTTAACCCATTCAGATGTGTGTGCTGCCGCTGAGATCGATGACACTTTCCTCACGCAGCTTGCTAAAGCGGGGTTCGTTAATGCCGACAGGTCAGGCCTCTACTGCCAAGACGATGTGTCGATCGCGCGGACAGCGAGCCAACTGGTCGGGTTCGGGCTCGATGAGCGGCACTTAAAAACGCTGCGAGCTACGGCCCAACGGTATGCGGGGGTGATCACTCAGGTCAGCGGCCCGCTGGGCCATGCCAAGAGCAGTGATGCGAAGGCCAGATCGGAAGAGACAGCCCGCGAGCTCTCCGCATTAATCGTGAGCCTACAAGCGGCGTTTATTAAAGCTTCCCTACGCGGCGAATTCGATTAGAAACTGGGTGCCGTTTACCGATTGAACCGATTGGTCGGAATGAGGATGGAGGCCACATATCATCATGGTTGAACTCGAGTATTTAGGGTTGTTTCTCCTCGGCCCAGATCGCGATCCGGCAATAGTGTTTTTGTGGCCCCAGCGCCGACGCATCATGACGGTGTTTGTTGGTGCGTCCTCCGCAGCCATTCTTTCGGGTAAAGACATCGGCGTAGAGCCGCGGCGGCCGACGTCGACAAGTGTGATTGTTGACGTTCTAGAAGCGCACGATGACGCGGTAGTGAATATTTCTATCGACGCCGTCAACCATGGCACCTTCTACGCAACGATTCATTGCGAGTCAGGGAACAACTTTGATATCCGGGTCTCGGACGCTATTGATCTTGCTCTTAATGAGGACGTGACAATTTACGCCGAGGAGTCGATTGTTAAAACCTGGTCGGTTCCTGTCACGGCCGAGGTCGTTGAGCATCTCGATAGTTCGAATCAGGCTTTGTCTGGACGACGCGAATCGAGCCTGTCGTTGCTGGCTGACATGACGGGAGACAATTCCCAGTCAGAGGGCAATGATCAAGAACATCTGTCGGAAGACTTGGGTGATCTTGCCGTCGGCGATGCTGATTTCGAAGAACTCATGGGGCACTTGGGTATGAGCGAGAATGATCTTACCCAGGGTAGTGATGATGATCGTCGCGGTGAGAACGGTTCTGAGGATTCGTAGGCACGACGTTGTCAGCACGAGATTGGCAGAGTTCAGATTGGCAGCGACCGCTGGAGTGTGAACGGGACAGTCCGTCGGCTGGATGAGCGTGAGCACAACTTGACAGTGTGACTAGTGTGAAAGTTGTTAATTACAATACAGTAAGTTAAGCATGTGATTTGATGGGCGCATGTGAAAAATGTGCCACATGTGTTGCGTGTCGCGTTGACTCGAAAGATTATTGGCATAACCTAGACGTCAGCGAACTACATGAGTGTGAGTATTCCCGCTCTCTTGCTCAACACGTACGACCACAGAAAGCGAGCCTGCAGTGAAACAGGAACAGGCACCCGTCCAAGGCGCACTCTTTGACGTCATGGATTCGGACGATGAAGTCGGCTACCGCGTTCCCATCGCTTGTCAGGTAGCGGGGATAACCTATCGACAGCTTGACTACTGGGCTCGTACAAAGCTCGTCCAGCCATCCATTCGATCCGCACACGGTTCCGGAACTCAGAGGCTGTACTCGTTCCGCGACATCCTTGTTCTCAAGATCGTTAAAGGCCTGTTGGACACGGGCATTTCGCTGCAGAACATCCGACGTGCTGTTGAAAAGTTGAGCAACTTGGGCGTCGATGATCTTTCCACGATTACGCTGGTTTCTGACGGAACCACGGTGTATGAATGCCGTTCCAGCGAAGAAGTTTTCGATCTCTTGACCGGCGGACAGGGCGTATTCGGAATTGGCGTTCCCGGTATCGTCAAAGAACTTGCCGGGACGATTTCAGAGTTCCCGGCGGAGAAAGTTGTCCGTGCGGGAACTGCCGACGATGGTGTTGAGGGGGCTTCTCAGCACACTGTCGCTGGGTTCGATGAACTCGCGGAACGTCGGCGTCGTAAAACCAGTTAGCTAGCTGGCTGGCCCACTTGGCTTTTCAGTCAGCTACGTATCTAACCTGCCAGGGCGTCGGTCATTGCTTGGGGGAATGACTTGTCTGTGGCATTCGGGATTGCGTGGTAGCGCCCATTAGTTAATTGGCTCACTTCGCGGAGCCACGGGTCCACCTTGTCGCCGAGAGCGATGACATCGACTTGTACAGGGGATTGCTTGTTGATGATATCGGCCTGAAGGCGAGCGTTAGCTGCGTTCATGGATTGTCCCGCATTCGTTGAATCGGTCACGATAACGACACGCTTTGGAGCAGGTCCGCTAATTGACGCATTGAGCATCGCTGCGACGGTCGATTCATACAGGAACGGGGTGCCACCTGTCGTGAGTCCGTTAACCATTGATGCGCTCCGAGCCCCGTGGTCGCCGATACTGAGGTCAACATGGTTTCGATAGGGTTCGACCCTTTCCATGGGCGAGGAAAAACTCCATAACGACGTCACCCGCCCGTGCTGTCCCGCTTCTTGTAGGCTTCGGGCGCTCTCTCGCTGGATAACGTCAAAATGGTTGCGCATAGATTCCGACGTGTCGATCAGCAGCAGTGTCGACGCCGGGGCAGGACGTTGTTGATTCAACCGATCAGGTTTTTGTGTGGACTTAGCCTGGTCCTTTGCCGCGTCCTTCTTTTCTGGGGACTGTTGAGCGGCCGCTTTATCGGTCGTGGCTTCACCATCCGTGTGCCCGGACGCCTGGCTATTCATCTCCGTCGTGGTGGAGTTAGTCACCGTCACCGGTGGAAGCTCGCCACTGACCTGATTCGACGCAGCGTAAGCCAGTTCTTTGGTGTCGTTCGATAGGGAATCATGGGTAGGAGTTTTCTCAGCAGCCTGCGATTCCGAATGAGAGCGGGCGAATTCTGAAAAATCAGTGGCAGCCCGTGCTTGATACTCGGTAACCCGAGGGCTAGAGCTCATTTTCAGAAGCGGGAAATCGACCGTCGCATCACCGATCGGTGAAAACGCCGTGTTGTCGCCCCCAAGCGACTGCGGAGCCGCTACAGAAGAATTGCCCTTCCCACTTGAGACGGACGAGACCGCTTCCGAAAGAGAAGTGGGGGATAGGGTGGCAGCAACTTCACGTGCCGACGCATCACGCGCTTGAGGATCCATACCGGCTGGATGATCTTTAGCGAATTGGGCACTAGCCGCGTAAGCAGACCAGGTCGAGTCGCGCGGATACATCGGCGCGCCCGGTGCTTTGTCTTGTGCCGAGTTCTTTGAATGAATCGTTCCTAATTGTTGACGATCAACGAGCACCGACGAATCGATTTCTGCTTCGCTGCCGTCCAAAGCGGTCCCGCCGGGGTTATCCTGCGTTGAACCAGGGAGGCTACCAGCGGGTATCCACGCTGCGGGGAGATCCCCCTCGGGCGAATGGAACAAAGCTATCGCCTGTGCCGTATTCGCATATGTGATCTTCGGCGTAATACACGAATCATGGGTGGAAGGAGTCGACTTCGAATAGTCCGACGTCAACTTCTCAGCCGTAGCCTTGGCTGAAGGGTCAGCAATGACGTTGAGAACTGTCGATCGATCACAGTCAGCAGCGTTAGACGACGATTTATTCCGACTGACGAAAAACACAGACAAGGCAGCGAGAAGTGCGAGCACGATGACAATAACAAATGCCACCCACACCCACCGCGCGAAGCGTAATTGTCGTGTTCCTGATCGATGATTCGCCATAACGCAATGTTACAACGTTAAATCTGAGGTGCGAATGATATCAATGAGCTTCGTCCGTAGGTCGGAGGCGCGCTGAGAAAATTCGCGTTGCGCAGCAACATATTGTGCTTTCCCCTCGGACGTCTCAATGGGGACCGCGGAAAACCCCCACTCGGTGAGATCGTAGGGCGAGGCCTCCATATCAAGTTTCCGAATATCGCAGGCTAAACGGAATGTATCCAGCCACAGTTCACCGGGAACGAGGGGACCTAACTTCGTCGCCCACTTATATAAATCCATGTTTGCGTGCAAGCATGCGCCCTGTTCACACCGTGGTTGTGTTTCCCGCGATGGGTGGAACTTATTGCGGGGGACGGCGTCGGGTGTGAAGAATCGAAAAGCGTCGTAGTGCGTGCACCGCACGGAATGAGTTTCAACCACCCGGTTCGTCGCCTCTGCTCCTAGCCTGAGCGGTTCTGGATGTCGAGGCCGTCCTCGATAAACCATCGCCCATTCGTGGAGGCCAAAACAGTCAAAATGCGTGGGATTGGACAGTGTTTGGGCCAGCAGATTCTCAATGTAGCGGAACGTTGAGCCTCGATCTGCCCACAACGCAGCAGCGTCCAACGTCGTGATGGTATGGCCATGAAGCTGCTCCGCAGTGATACCAGCGTCCTCAAGCGCAACAGTGGGGACAGATTCGCGATCAACCTCAGTGAAATACTTCATAGCAGGAGCATCGACGAGATACACACCGTGGCCAGGTGACCAATGACTGAGTTTCCCTGGGGTGACGGGGTAGTAGTGGAAGATAAAGTCCCACACCGGATGCCGTTGCCCGCGAGAGGCGCGTTCAAGGTGATCTTTAGTCAACCTTGTAACAGTGTCCTTATGTGCATACCGACGCATTGTCCACTCTGATGGAAAAAGAATGGTGGGGCGAAATGTTGTCGAAGTCGGCATAATGTCTGAGGTCGAATTCCTTTGCTGTCGTGGGGTAGTAGGCGCGTGGGCTTACTCGTGTGTCTTAGTCATCGTGGGTACTATCGCGCACGGTTCCCACATATTCCTCGATCAAATCTTCGAGGGTCACTATTCCGTATTGATGCCCGCCGTCTACCACTTGTGCAATATGACGAGAGCGTCCACGCATGAGCCGCAGCGCTTGGTCCATGGGAGTAGAGGGGGAGAAAGTGATGAGCGGCCGGATTTCCCTGCGCGCTAACACCGTTTCCGGGTCAGAGTGGGGTGGGATTTCCCGGTCCAAAATGTCTTTGACGTGGACGTAGCCTAAGTACGTGCCATCTCTACCTGTCACGGGGAAACGCGAAAAGCCGGTGTCGGCAACAGCCTTTTCCACATCGCCCATCATCGGACCACTGCCGCGCAAAGGCACTGTACGGACCTCGTCGGCGGGGATGAGGACCTCGTCGATATGGCGACGTGGGGACGCTAACGCCTTGTTCAGCCGAGAGTGCTCTTCTGCGTCGATCAGGCCTTCCTGACGTGAATCAGAAATCATGCGCGCTAGCTCCGACGGGCTAACAGTGGTGTCTAACTCGTCCTTCTGTGTGATACCAACTGCTGCCAGCGTGATACGTGCTACCCAGTTGAAGAACAGAATGATGGGGCGCGTTATTTTCACGAACATGACGTGGATCGGGACGAGCCACATCGCGACGTTTTCTGGCCCCGCGAGCGCAATATTCTTCGGCACCATCTCGCCCAGAATGATGTGAAGAATAGAGACCAAGAGCAGCGCGAGCGCGAATCCAATGGGATGCAGTAATCCGTCGGGAACGCCGAGAGCTGCCGCGGGGGTTTCGATGAGATGGGAGACGGCTGGCTCGCCAACCTTACCCAGGAGGAGGCTTGCGATGGTGACGCCGAATTGAGCTCCGGCTAGGTTCATGGATAGATGCTCAGTGGCATTAATCACTGCGCGTGCCCTGGCATCCCCGGACTCTAGGATCGATTCCAGCCGGTCTTTGCGGGAAGAAATGAGGGCAAACTCTGCTCCCACAAAGAATGCGTTTAACGCGATAAGGAAGAGGGCGAATACGAGAGCCCATAGGTCGCCGATCATTTATTCCCCCTCTCGCAGTGGCAGATTGTTGTTGTCTTCCGCACTTGTCATCGCAGATGCTTGTTCGGGAGTGATAGGGGTCAAAAGCACCCGATCTACTCGTCGGTCATCCATCGATGTCACTCGGGCCGACCAGGATAAAGGATTCGTTTCCACCACATTGATGTCTGGATCTGGCAAAACGATGATGTCGCCTTCGACGGGAATCCGTTTGAGGTTCGTCATGACTAGGCCACCCAGAGTTTCATATGGCCCCTCAGGGGCTTTATAGCCAAGCCGAGATTCCAACTCATCAATGCGCACGAGCCCGGAGCAATCCCACGACGTTCCCGATTGCCGTATCTCCGTCTCAGTTTCGGTGTCATCGTGTTCGTCGAAGACAGCGCCGAGGATTTCTTCGACCATGTCCTCAATAGTGACGATGCCGCTTGTTCCGCCATATTCGTCGGCAACCATGGCCATTTCGCACCCAGATTGTCGAACAATCTTCAGGACACTGTCGCCGTCGAGACTGGTAGGCACGACGGGCGCAGGATCGGCGTAGTCCAGCACTAATGTCGAATCACGTTGATCCGTCGGAAAGGTAAACGCCTTTTTGACGTGGATGACGCCGAGAGTGTTATCGAGATCGCCATCGGTAATGGGGAAGCGCGAGTGCCCTGTCTCCATGGCAAGGGTGAGTAAATCCGTCATCGAGGCGTGTTTTTCGAGAGCCTCGACTTTGGCACGAGGAGTCATAATTTCGTCGGCCGAAACATCTCCGAATTTCAGTG of Corynebacterium kroppenstedtii DSM 44385 contains these proteins:
- the secA2 gene encoding accessory Sec system translocase SecA2, translated to MATWLRKLTGSRRKNTAEISRATTLGDHTATLTDADLRRTFDTALRDNDTATMLATLREASTRTIGLTPFDCQLRGAQELLKGNVIQMATGEGKTLVGALAAIIYAHQGRKIHCITVNSYLAGRDADWMGPLFNFFDVTVGAIHEHMTADQRRATYSNDVVFGSINEIGFDVLRDHLITRREDQVQPTPDVAIVDEADSVMVDEALVPLVLAGSAPGHAPTGRISEVVRNLTKDEDYSIDDDQRNVFLTDKGAHTIEKRLGLSSLYDAENISTTLVQVNVALHAKELLVKDVHYIVRDGKVALVDNSKGRIADLQRWPDGLQSAVEAKEGLDVTDGGRVLDTITIQALLGRYTNLCGMTGTATAASEQLRQFYGLGVAVIDPHVPCIRDDEADRIFSTADDRRRGIIEHIQQLQQAGRPVLVGTHNVAESEDIQDALQAIGVDCVVLNAKNHEKEARIIADAGLPGRVTVSTQMAGRGTDIKLGGAHEQYRDDVVTAGGLAVVGFGRHRSARLDDQLRGRAGRQGDPGSSVIFVSLEDDVIAVGGAGESINAIPDNNGQLTQKKVYSFVDHCQRVTEGQMLQIHANTWKYNKLINDQRVIIDERRSDILDSDVALKELQRRAHRDLTVPRDVQVQAARDVELFHLDEHWARHLEYLDDIRESIHLRALARENPVDEFHRMSIAEFKNLATGAVDDAVETWRHITIDNNGAHLGERGLRRPSSTWTYMVNDNPLSGNNGSVVGSVVNLFR
- a CDS encoding CDP-alcohol phosphatidyltransferase family protein, coding for MSKVTRETRLRVEARMDKMLPTPDGHTARAVPPGMEPPGMREQVTVHPAGYSRILTVPNILSIVRICLVPIYAWFLIGPGEYGWALAIVAISSFTDWLDGKIARIWGLTTRIGQYLDPAADRLFILVTPICFAIAGLLSWWWVAVLFARDLILFPTMLIYRNRGIRPKVMYLGKAATFALMWAFPLYLASAAAWSFSHFFTPWARALFLWGTVLYLWTGVLYLYRAVLVSRRFPITRGRNRPTGSS
- the odhI gene encoding oxoglutarate dehydrogenase inhibitor Odhl gives rise to the protein MSDNSDFSESSVETTSVFRADLLKEMESGASDSSAPGVDGLPEGSALLVVKRGPNAGSRFLLDQPTTTAGRHPDSDIFLDDVTVSRRHAEFRKNDDQFEVVDVGSLNGTYVNREPKNSSELSNGDEIQIGKFRLVFLNGQKDS
- the ftsR gene encoding transcriptional regulator FtsR; this translates as MSALRKTGPLPEVRHDRPSTLSIGAVLKQLRREFPDVTVSKLRFWESEGLVSPARTEKGYRRYSSADVQRLRYILTTQRDNYLPLKVIKQRLDAMDEGNVTPVTGLISAEQFKQENTRLTHSDVCAAAEIDDTFLTQLAKAGFVNADRSGLYCQDDVSIARTASQLVGFGLDERHLKTLRATAQRYAGVITQVSGPLGHAKSSDAKARSEETARELSALIVSLQAAFIKASLRGEFD
- a CDS encoding bifunctional nuclease family protein, whose product is MVELEYLGLFLLGPDRDPAIVFLWPQRRRIMTVFVGASSAAILSGKDIGVEPRRPTSTSVIVDVLEAHDDAVVNISIDAVNHGTFYATIHCESGNNFDIRVSDAIDLALNEDVTIYAEESIVKTWSVPVTAEVVEHLDSSNQALSGRRESSLSLLADMTGDNSQSEGNDQEHLSEDLGDLAVGDADFEELMGHLGMSENDLTQGSDDDRRGENGSEDS
- a CDS encoding MerR family transcriptional regulator, with the translated sequence MDSDDEVGYRVPIACQVAGITYRQLDYWARTKLVQPSIRSAHGSGTQRLYSFRDILVLKIVKGLLDTGISLQNIRRAVEKLSNLGVDDLSTITLVSDGTTVYECRSSEEVFDLLTGGQGVFGIGVPGIVKELAGTISEFPAEKVVRAGTADDGVEGASQHTVAGFDELAERRRRKTS
- a CDS encoding vWA domain-containing protein produces the protein MANHRSGTRQLRFARWVWVAFVIVIVLALLAALSVFFVSRNKSSSNAADCDRSTVLNVIADPSAKATAEKLTSDYSKSTPSTHDSCITPKITYANTAQAIALFHSPEGDLPAAWIPAGSLPGSTQDNPGGTALDGSEAEIDSSVLVDRQQLGTIHSKNSAQDKAPGAPMYPRDSTWSAYAASAQFAKDHPAGMDPQARDASAREVAATLSPTSLSEAVSSVSSGKGNSSVAAPQSLGGDNTAFSPIGDATVDFPLLKMSSSPRVTEYQARAATDFSEFARSHSESQAAEKTPTHDSLSNDTKELAYAASNQVSGELPPVTVTNSTTTEMNSQASGHTDGEATTDKAAAQQSPEKKDAAKDQAKSTQKPDRLNQQRPAPASTLLLIDTSESMRNHFDVIQRESARSLQEAGQHGRVTSLWSFSSPMERVEPYRNHVDLSIGDHGARSASMVNGLTTGGTPFLYESTVAAMLNASISGPAPKRVVIVTDSTNAGQSMNAANARLQADIINKQSPVQVDVIALGDKVDPWLREVSQLTNGRYHAIPNATDKSFPQAMTDALAG
- a CDS encoding hemolysin family protein, with product MIGDLWALVFALFLIALNAFFVGAEFALISSRKDRLESILESGDARARAVINATEHLSMNLAGAQFGVTIASLLLGKVGEPAVSHLIETPAAALGVPDGLLHPIGFALALLLVSILHIILGEMVPKNIALAGPENVAMWLVPIHVMFVKITRPIILFFNWVARITLAAVGITQKDELDTTVSPSELARMISDSRQEGLIDAEEHSRLNKALASPRRHIDEVLIPADEVRTVPLRGSGPMMGDVEKAVADTGFSRFPVTGRDGTYLGYVHVKDILDREIPPHSDPETVLARREIRPLITFSPSTPMDQALRLMRGRSRHIAQVVDGGHQYGIVTLEDLIEEYVGTVRDSTHDD
- a CDS encoding hemolysin family protein is translated as MDIALSILGIIGFIALTAGTGVFVAVEFALTGLENSTIQEDTSPLGKLVGKAHQNLSFHLSGAQLGITLTTLATGYLAEPVLSTFITPLLEVVGISPSASQSIALIIAMIIAALLSMVYGELVPKNIAITNPMKAAKITVRPVVYFNRLFSPFIKTLNWSANHLVRKMGIEPADELASARSPQELGALVRNSALHGGMSKNQATLIDRSLKFGDVSADEIMTPRAKVEALEKHASMTDLLTLAMETGHSRFPITDGDLDNTLGVIHVKKAFTFPTDQRDSTLVLDYADPAPVVPTSLDGDSVLKIVRQSGCEMAMVADEYGGTSGIVTIEDMVEEILGAVFDEHDDTETETEIRQSGTSWDCSGLVRIDELESRLGYKAPEGPYETLGGLVMTNLKRIPVEGDIIVLPDPDINVVETNPLSWSARVTSMDDRRVDRVLLTPITPEQASAMTSAEDNNNLPLREGE